From the genome of Chania multitudinisentens RB-25, one region includes:
- the shiA gene encoding shikimate transporter encodes MDTSTTPMLAQDNNRLSFNNSTSANSETILPAQSIRYSQSRARRAAWGSFVGAVVDWYDFLLYGIVAALVFNTEFFPQVSPTMGTLAAFGTFGVGFLFRPLGGIVFGHFGDKLGRKRMLMITVWMMGIATALIGLLPSFAVAGWWAPVMLVVLRAIQGFAVGGEWGGAALLAVESAPKKKKAFYSSGVQIGFGVGLLLATGSVSIVNQFTTNDEFVSWGWRLPFLFSLVLVAIAWWVRNGMDESLEFEANKSLQDRANKIRNFPIFEALRQNPKAFLLIIALRLGELLTMYIVTAFALNYSTTHLGLARDMFLNIGLLIGAVSCVSIPCFAYLADRFGRRRIYVTGALIGFASTVPFFMALESRNTLMIILFAIMLGNVAHDMLVSVQQPMFTELFGTAYRYSGAGVGYQVASVVGGGFTPFIAVLLVEFMGGSWHLVAAYLAIGCLLSAIVGARMKPQAVD; translated from the coding sequence ATGGATACCTCAACAACCCCAATGCTTGCACAGGATAATAACCGGTTATCATTCAATAACAGCACATCTGCAAACAGCGAAACTATATTACCAGCCCAATCAATTCGGTACTCTCAAAGCCGTGCACGCCGTGCTGCATGGGGGAGTTTTGTTGGTGCGGTGGTCGACTGGTATGATTTTCTACTGTACGGAATAGTTGCCGCTCTTGTATTTAATACTGAGTTTTTCCCTCAAGTCAGCCCAACGATGGGAACGCTGGCCGCTTTCGGGACATTTGGCGTAGGTTTCCTGTTTCGCCCGTTGGGCGGGATTGTGTTTGGGCACTTCGGAGACAAACTGGGCCGTAAACGCATGTTGATGATTACCGTCTGGATGATGGGGATCGCTACCGCCTTGATTGGCTTATTACCCTCTTTTGCTGTGGCCGGCTGGTGGGCTCCGGTAATGCTGGTGGTGCTCCGTGCAATTCAAGGGTTTGCCGTTGGTGGTGAATGGGGTGGGGCCGCACTATTGGCGGTTGAGAGTGCGCCAAAAAAGAAAAAAGCCTTTTACAGCAGTGGGGTACAAATTGGCTTCGGCGTCGGGCTGTTGCTGGCAACTGGCTCGGTTTCCATTGTTAACCAGTTTACCACCAACGATGAGTTTGTAAGCTGGGGCTGGCGTTTGCCATTTTTATTCAGCTTAGTGCTGGTTGCGATTGCCTGGTGGGTTCGCAATGGCATGGATGAATCACTGGAGTTCGAAGCAAACAAATCGTTGCAAGACAGAGCCAATAAAATACGCAACTTCCCGATTTTTGAGGCATTGCGTCAGAATCCTAAGGCATTTTTATTGATTATTGCTTTGCGATTGGGTGAGTTGTTGACAATGTACATTGTGACGGCCTTTGCCCTCAATTACTCCACAACTCACCTTGGCCTGGCACGCGACATGTTCCTTAATATTGGCTTACTGATAGGGGCGGTGAGCTGCGTTTCTATCCCTTGTTTTGCCTATTTGGCCGATCGTTTTGGGCGACGCCGGATCTATGTCACAGGGGCTCTCATTGGTTTTGCCAGCACAGTACCGTTTTTCATGGCACTAGAGAGCCGTAATACCTTAATGATTATACTTTTTGCCATCATGCTCGGTAACGTGGCGCACGACATGCTCGTCAGTGTGCAGCAACCGATGTTTACCGAATTGTTTGGTACGGCCTACCGTTACAGTGGTGCTGGTGTTGGCTATCAGGTCGCCAGCGTTGTCGGTGGCGGCTTCACGCCTTTTATCGCTGTCTTGTTAGTGGAGTTTATGGGGGGCTCTTGGCATTTGGTTGCAGCCTATTTAGCAATAGGTTGTCTGCTGTCGGCTATTGTTGGGGCGAGAATGAAGCCCCAGGCGGTGGATTGA
- the thiS gene encoding sulfur carrier protein ThiS — translation MKIMLNDQPLELEHPVSIATLLERLERHQPGTALAINQTIIPRADWGTHQVQDGDDILLFQAIAGG, via the coding sequence ATGAAAATTATGCTGAACGACCAGCCGTTGGAGCTGGAGCACCCCGTCAGTATCGCGACCTTACTGGAACGGTTGGAACGCCACCAGCCAGGTACTGCGTTAGCGATCAACCAGACCATCATTCCACGCGCCGACTGGGGAACCCATCAGGTGCAAGACGGTGATGATATCCTGCTTTTTCAAGCGATTGCCGGAGGCTGA
- a CDS encoding thiazole synthase: MLQIAESTFTSRLFTGTGKFATPALMLAALQASGSQLVTMAMKRIDLRGGNDAILAPLQQLGVKLLPNTSGAKTAAEAVFAAKLAREALGTHWVKLEIHPDVKYLLPDPLETLKAAETLVKEGFVVLPYCGADPVLCKRLEEVGCAAVMPLGAPIGSNRGLLTRDFLEIIIEQAKVPVVVDAGIGAPSHALEAMELGADAVLVNTAIAVARDPVQMAQAFRLALEAGERARHAGLGNRQQAASASSPLTAFLSQAEEYANE; this comes from the coding sequence ATGTTGCAAATCGCCGAGAGTACTTTTACTTCACGCCTGTTTACCGGCACCGGCAAGTTCGCCACCCCGGCACTGATGCTGGCAGCGCTACAGGCCTCCGGTTCTCAACTCGTCACCATGGCAATGAAACGTATCGATCTGCGCGGCGGTAACGATGCCATTCTGGCACCGTTGCAACAGTTAGGTGTGAAGTTACTGCCCAATACCTCCGGTGCTAAAACCGCCGCCGAAGCGGTATTCGCCGCTAAGTTGGCCCGAGAAGCACTGGGAACTCACTGGGTAAAATTGGAAATCCACCCCGATGTGAAATACCTGCTACCTGACCCGCTCGAAACCTTGAAAGCCGCAGAAACTCTGGTCAAGGAAGGCTTCGTCGTGTTGCCTTACTGCGGTGCCGATCCGGTGCTGTGTAAACGCTTAGAAGAAGTTGGATGTGCCGCAGTCATGCCGCTGGGGGCGCCTATCGGCTCTAATCGTGGCCTGCTTACCCGTGATTTTCTTGAAATCATCATTGAACAGGCCAAGGTACCGGTGGTGGTTGATGCGGGCATCGGTGCTCCAAGCCATGCGCTGGAAGCCATGGAGTTAGGTGCCGATGCCGTACTGGTCAATACTGCCATCGCCGTAGCACGCGATCCGGTGCAGATGGCGCAGGCGTTCCGGCTGGCATTGGAGGCCGGTGAACGGGCACGCCACGCCGGGTTGGGGAATCGCCAGCAAGCAGCCTCTGCATCCAGCCCACTGACCGCGTTTCTCAGCCAAGCAGAGGAGTACGCCAATGAGTGA
- the thiH gene encoding 2-iminoacetate synthase ThiH, whose product MSDDFSSHWQRLDWDDIQLRINSKTARNVEQALNAAKLTREDFMALISPAAAPYLEPLAQRAQQLTRQRFGNVVSFYVPLYLSNLCANDCTYCGFSMSNRIKRKTLDSDEIEQECTAIRALGFEHLLLVTGEHQNKVGMAYFRQHLPHIRRHFSSLMMEVQPLAEEDYAELKTLGLDGVMVYQETYHSVTYQQHHLRGQKQDFHWRLATPDRLGRAGIDKIGLGALIGLSSSWRADCYMLAEHLFYLQQTYWQSRYSISFPRLRPCAGGIEPASVMSEPQLVQLICAFRLFAPDVELSLSTRESPFFRDHMIPVAINNVSAGSKTQPGGYAEDVPPELEQFEPHDGRTPQQVAQAISAAGLQPVWKDWDDYLGRATQ is encoded by the coding sequence ATGAGTGATGATTTCAGTAGCCACTGGCAACGCTTGGATTGGGACGACATCCAGTTGCGCATCAACAGCAAAACCGCACGCAATGTTGAACAGGCACTCAATGCGGCAAAATTGACGCGTGAGGACTTTATGGCGCTTATTTCCCCCGCTGCCGCACCTTATCTGGAACCACTGGCCCAGCGTGCACAGCAACTGACCCGCCAACGCTTCGGCAACGTGGTCAGCTTTTACGTTCCTTTATATCTCTCCAACCTGTGTGCCAACGATTGTACTTACTGCGGTTTTTCAATGAGCAACCGTATCAAGCGCAAAACGCTGGACAGTGACGAGATCGAACAGGAATGCACGGCGATCAGAGCGCTGGGCTTTGAACACCTGTTATTGGTCACCGGTGAACACCAAAATAAAGTGGGCATGGCCTATTTCCGCCAGCATCTTCCACACATCCGTCGCCATTTCAGTTCATTAATGATGGAGGTTCAACCTCTGGCCGAGGAAGATTACGCCGAGTTGAAAACCCTAGGGCTGGATGGAGTGATGGTGTACCAGGAAACCTACCATTCAGTCACCTACCAACAGCACCATCTGCGTGGGCAAAAGCAGGATTTTCACTGGCGGCTGGCAACACCGGATCGTTTAGGCCGTGCGGGGATCGACAAGATCGGCCTCGGTGCCTTAATCGGGCTTTCCAGCAGTTGGCGCGCCGACTGTTATATGCTGGCAGAGCACCTGTTCTATTTGCAGCAAACGTATTGGCAAAGCCGTTATTCGATCTCGTTCCCTCGTTTACGGCCCTGTGCCGGGGGCATTGAACCCGCTTCTGTAATGAGCGAACCACAGCTGGTACAACTCATCTGCGCTTTCCGCCTGTTTGCACCTGACGTCGAACTTTCATTGTCAACCCGTGAATCACCCTTCTTCCGCGATCATATGATCCCGGTGGCAATCAACAATGTCAGCGCCGGTTCGAAGACCCAGCCAGGGGGTTACGCCGAGGATGTACCACCAGAATTGGAACAGTTTGAACCACACGATGGCCGGACTCCGCAACAGGTGGCACAGGCTATCAGCGCCGCAGGATTACAGCCGGTATGGAAAGATTGGGATGATTATCTGGGGCGCGCTACGCAATAG
- a CDS encoding HesA/MoeB/ThiF family protein gives MLSDQEFLRYSRQLLLEDIGPEGQEKLKQSTVLIVGLGGLGSPAALYLAAAGVGTLLLADDDQLHITNLQRQILYRSSDIPQGKARLAQGQLQALNPLVTSIALEQRLQGSMLNDAITQADLVLDCSDNMATRHAINTACVSIGKPLISGSAVGFSGQLLVIEPPYAQGCYACLYPEQTEPQRNCRTAGVLGPVVGVIGTLQALEAIKMLTGMNSSLSGKLRLFDGKQQNWSTLQLSKASNCTVCRGVA, from the coding sequence ATGCTTAGCGATCAGGAATTTCTGCGTTACAGCCGCCAACTGTTGCTGGAAGATATTGGCCCGGAAGGGCAAGAAAAGCTCAAGCAATCAACCGTTCTGATTGTCGGCCTGGGGGGCTTAGGCTCCCCAGCCGCGCTGTATCTGGCCGCCGCTGGCGTTGGTACCCTGCTGCTGGCTGATGATGATCAACTGCATATCACTAACCTACAGCGGCAAATCCTTTATCGCAGCAGCGATATTCCCCAAGGTAAAGCGCGGTTAGCACAAGGCCAACTACAAGCGCTAAACCCACTGGTGACATCGATTGCGTTGGAGCAGCGCTTACAGGGTTCAATGTTGAACGATGCCATCACGCAGGCCGATCTGGTGCTGGATTGTAGCGACAACATGGCAACCCGCCACGCGATCAATACCGCCTGTGTATCCATCGGTAAACCGTTGATTAGCGGCAGCGCGGTGGGTTTCAGCGGCCAACTGCTGGTGATCGAACCGCCATATGCGCAAGGTTGCTATGCCTGCCTCTACCCTGAGCAAACCGAACCGCAGCGTAACTGCCGAACCGCTGGCGTGCTCGGCCCGGTGGTGGGCGTGATTGGCACGCTCCAGGCGTTGGAAGCCATCAAAATGCTGACAGGGATGAACTCATCCCTCAGCGGCAAACTGCGTTTGTTTGATGGCAAACAGCAGAATTGGAGCACTCTGCAACTCAGCAAAGCCAGCAATTGCACCGTTTGCCGAGGTGTTGCATGA